In Solanum lycopersicum chromosome 3, SLM_r2.1, the genomic stretch GAGGTGCGGTTGATAATGGGATTGTAACAGGAGTAATAACTGCAGAGGGATTAGCAGCTTTATTCCCATATGAAGCCAAGCTATTGAAGAAACCAGTGGGGAGGTCTTCACGTGAAGACAAATTGAGTCCAAAATCTGTTGCGTTGCTAACAGACTCAGCAGCAGTAGCAGTAGCAGACACGTGAATTTGGTGGGGTCTCATCAGCATGGCTGGGCCTGGGCCTGATGAAACTGCAGAAACAGTACTCGCTTTGTTACTCATGGTCGCACCCATCTGCGCTGCCTTCTGCAACAACGCAGTTGCAGAAATATGTGGAGAGGCCATTGCTCCAGATGTAGGTCCGGATAGACTAGGGTTAGGGTTCATAAAGCCTTGTTGGTGGTGTTGGTGGCTCTGCGTGTAGTCCTGATCACTGAACCTAGATGATTGGAAGATCGATGAACTTAGGTCAATAGGTTGTGGTTGTGGAGGACCAGGTCCAGGACCAGGACCACCACCACCTCCAACCAATAGCCATGGCGGAATCTCAGGCCTCAAGTTGAAACCAGTTTGTTGCTCTTTCTTCAAGGAAAATGTAACTGGAATTTCGTGGTTAAATGGTTGAAACTGAAAATTCATTTGAGATGTGGAAGAACCAGCTTGAGACGGCAGAATTGGATTTGCTGTTATCGCTCTTGCACTCTCTTCCGCTAAAGCATCGCAAAATGCTCTGTGAGTTATGAAACTATCCCTCctgaaaaaatacaaataaatatattcagtGCTGAAATTCTTCTTCTAAATATATTCAGTGCTGAAATTCTTCTTCTGCCATTGACGACCTCAAGAATACATAAGGTagaatacaaatttaaatttgagataAATTAAAGAGCATGAAGAGGAGAGAGAACAGTACTAGACTTTTTGGTGTTCTTTTTCATGATTCGTCTTCATATGCTTTTGGAAAATACTGTATATATGAATGATTCCCATTGTTAGTTACCTTGAAAAAAGCGTTCCACAGTCGCATCTATACTCTTTGGTACCACAAGTTTTGGAGTGAGCTTTCCAGTCAGATTGAACTGCATAACGCTTTGAACATTTCTCACATTTCCACTTCTTCTCTCCATGTTTTCTACAGAAGTGTTTTTTGATTCCAGTGAGATCTCCCAGAGCTCTTGCTGGGTCATGATGAACACAGCTAGTTTCTGGGCAAACATacactttttttcttatttctttgcTTGTTCTTTGCTTGAGCTTCCATGGCAAGTTGTGTCCTCTTCTGTGAAGCTGCAGGTTCTGATCTCTTTGAAATCCTTTGTTACAGATTTCACAAACAAATCTATTGGTTGCCATTAGTGTCTTTGGTGACAAAGCTATCACTTCAGCTTCTGGGTCTGTTACCACATGATTGGTCCCAAAAAGGggaaaagaaaaagttgaaaGGATTTCATAACCCAAAAAAAAGCATATAACAAAAGTACTTCAAAAAGCTTTGAATTCAAACCTGGATTGCCTGGttgatttctcttcttcttgatTTGTTGTGCAGGTTGAGTTTGTTGATTTGGAGGAGCAAAGTTATACTGATGATGaggataaatattattattattattattattattattattatcatttcgGTTCGAAGAAGATACACTTGCTTCACCAGATGCAGAAGTTAAATTGGACATGTTCTCCTCCATAACAACACCAGGTACTTGAGCTTGTTGATTCATTAAATCTTTCATCATCATAATCTTGATCTCTTTCGTCTCCCTCTTCAAGCTAATCTACCAACTGATTTTGATAAAAGAGACTTTTTTAAGACactcatatatgtatatatagctAGTCATGATGGGGTAGCAAAGATCTTTCCTTAAAACAAGTATGAGCTAGaaagatataaatatatgttaagaAATCTAAAGACAAAAAACAAACCTAGAAAAAGATAAAGTAGATGATATATATAATGGACAAAACTACATAGAGGAAAAAAGAACACTAATTTGGTTGAAcctgaaaaaaagaaaagaataaaaggAAACACCTTCAGCTACTACCTCTCCAGTCTTGTGGTTTCTTCTTCCTTTGGCATCAACCCAACAAACAAATCTTGTTTTTTCCAAACCccaaaagaaaatgagaaagaaagaagactttttttttcattcaagttTCCAATAGATATACAATTAACTTgctaaaatcaagaaaatccaataataaacatgcatataagaacaaataaaactgGACCAAATTTCTTACAACTgttaagaaagagaaagagatttGGACGAGAAGAGGGAATCCTCTCTGTAATCCTCTCcacaagaaagaaagaaagaaagagaccACCCTACGGCTAACTCTGACGTGCACTTTCtgtcttttcttttgttctcttCTCAAACCCCAGaaacaaagaaattttttttaaaaaatatcatcttTCTTTATTGTATTATTACTAATAATTCTGCCTTTTAACAAAgtctcaaatgaaaaaaaaaataaaaaattactttcctTCCTTCTCTCATCAAAAAGCAAACCATGTAAAAAGAGTATgtgattttgtatttataaagaTTTGAGATTTGGAAATGTTTGATTTAAACATCATTGGTACACACCAGTAGACCCCTTTACTCAAATGCAACTTTCTACAATAGTATTATTTTTACagttatatatatgattgagtAATTGATTTAACTCTTAATTCTATTTCTAATAAGTAATAACACAGATACCAGTGTTGTCTAAAAGGTTACTATTTTTTCCCTTTCCCTTTTTTTCCACCTTTCATTTCATTAATCATTCaaccttaattttattttatttttgaaagacaAAACTCTGCAGAAATTTCTGACATTACGCAGTctattctaatttttaaaaaatttataacaagTATAAAGAAATGGAAATAGTGACCTCTGCCTTAACTTTTCCCTCCATCCTCTTCTCTCatcttattattaattttagcaGGCGAAGGTGACTAGAGAAAAAAATTTCTCACTACTTAAAATAAACCACTGAAATTGTTGTGTCTATAAATCaagtcacattttttttttataactataacaaAATCAAGTCCACATGATATTTATCACCTATTTTGTTTTTGCTGAATTTTGAATATGAGAGCATAAAAGTGAgacttttttaaaaagcaaattAAAGCGATGGACTAGTATATCTTTTGTGGATGACttgattttgttttatattttttaatccaaTATTTTGTTTACTATTTAAAAGTGTGAAATTGACAAAactgtaaaaaaattaaaaaggaaagtataTTGATCAAGAACATTTTCGAAAGCTGTGCATCTTCACGGATCCCAATTAGGGGGAAAGTAATACAGCTATCAACCTGAAAAACTGGGTAACTTTCTAGGGGTAAAAAGACTTTACACTGAAAAATAGTGTGGTTTCACGGGCTAACAATGTTTATATGAATTAACCTGCACTATCCAGTGCTTATAGTCGGTTTTTATTACTAAAGTTCgcgtatattttattttcttaagattttattttgtaaaattatatatgagTTTCGATTATTAGTTATAGtaataatgatatattaaatatgtatgCGATCTTAATCCCATCTGGCCGCCCTCCGCCTTGTGGAAGTAGAGCTTTCAAATTAACTTTttgcacaaataaaatatatcaaaattaaatatgaaaaaaactatagtaaattaaattaaaactgaATTTGTTTCTTTCGGTCGACATCCCTGCAATGTACTATAGGTAACTACTGtatactaaatatttttaatgatatcaTATTCGAGTTTTTCAGCGTTAATAAAGAAAGtaattaaaaacaaacaatacatttattaaaaaatgaaagaaagtatTGTCTTATTAGGTAGTGTTCagataaaaaatatacatcCACAGTTTACGAGGAAAAAAAATGTATGGTaaagtataataaaataatagtattgttt encodes the following:
- the LOC101264502 gene encoding protein indeterminate-domain 7 — protein: MMMKDLMNQQAQVPGVVMEENMSNLTSASGEASVSSSNRNDNNNNNNNNNNIYPHHQYNFAPPNQQTQPAQQIKKKRNQPGNPDPEAEVIALSPKTLMATNRFVCEICNKGFQRDQNLQLHRRGHNLPWKLKQRTSKEIRKKVYVCPETSCVHHDPARALGDLTGIKKHFCRKHGEKKWKCEKCSKRYAVQSDWKAHSKTCGTKEYRCDCGTLFSRRDSFITHRAFCDALAEESARAITANPILPSQAGSSTSQMNFQFQPFNHEIPVTFSLKKEQQTGFNLRPEIPPWLLVGGGGGPGPGPGPPQPQPIDLSSSIFQSSRFSDQDYTQSHQHHQQGFMNPNPSLSGPTSGAMASPHISATALLQKAAQMGATMSNKASTVSAVSSGPGPAMLMRPHQIHVSATATAAESVSNATDFGLNLSSREDLPTGFFNSLASYGNKAANPSAVITPVTIPLSTAPHPTPSTLQDMMNSFSSVNPTGFEGSNFEDPFSILNPKNNNGSGNDDMTKDFLGLRPLSHSDIFNIAGLVNSTPNETQSQNHKTWQS